TAAATTTTATTATTAAATTAAATCCTAAACCCGGAAGTAATTATACATCTTCTCTAAACAAATCTGCTCAACAAATAACACCGGATTTTGTTCTTAAGATTATTGACGGAGAACCCATTATTTCTTTAAATTCAAAAAATGTTCCTGCTTTAAGGGTAAGTAAAACATATGAAGAAATGTTAAAAGGGATGAAAGCAAGCAAGGAAAAGCCGACAAAATCAGAAAAACAAGCTGTCGGTTTTGTTAAGCAAAAATTAGATTCGGCAAAATGGTTTATTGATGCTATAAGGCAACGTCAGAATACCTTGTTAGTTACAATTAATGCAATTATTGGTTTTCAATCGGAATATTTTATCAACGGAGATGAAACCAGATTAAGACCAATGATCTTAAAAGATGTTGCTGATCTTACCAATTTGGACATCTCTACTATTTCAAGAGTTGCAAACAGCAAATACATCCAAACTCATTTCGGTATTTATCCGTTAAAGTTTTTCTTTTCGGAAGGAATGGAAACACAGGATGGTGAAACCGTTTCTACCAGAGAAATAAAAAGGATATTGCAAGAATGTATTGATAATGAAAATAAAAAGAGACCTCTTACGGATGAAAAATTAGCACATATTCTTCAAGAAAAAGGTTATAAAATTGCCAGAAGGACAGTTGCCAAATATCGAGAACAATTGGATATTCTCGTTGCACGATTAAGAAAAGAAATATAGTTTTCATTGCTAAATTGCCTGCCTGCAGGTTGTTTTTTAGCAATTTAACAATGAAGCAATGCAACAATGCAACAATGTAAAAGGACATGTAGTTTATAATTTTCAGTAACGGCATATCTTAACAAACAATTTATCAAATTATTTTCGGATGAAAAATTTCCCTGCAAAAATTATATCTTTTCTGTTTCATCCTCTTTTATTACCTACATATGCTGTATTATTGATGTTCATATTTCCTGCATATTTATCTAACTATCAGTATGAATTCAAAAGAATAGTTTTACTCGTTATTTTTATTTTGACTTTTGTTTTTCCTGTTCTTGTAATAATGGTTATGATTAATATGAAAGCAATCAGCAGCCTTAACATGAAAGAGCGCAAAGAGCGAATATATCCTTATGCTGTTGCAAGTATTATTTATATTGCAGCTTATTATATTTTGATAAATTTTTCATTCACTATACCGAACATCGTAAGCAATTTTATTTTAACCTCAACTGTAATTATTTTTATTATAATGTTAATTAACTTTAGAATAAAAGTAAGTGCACATATGGCAGGTATAGGCGGATTTGTTAGTTTTTTCTATGTTTTTATTATGAAAGAAAACATGTTTGATCTTTTATTTTCATTTTCAAATTTGAATATTACCGGAGTACATTTTTTAACATTAATAATACTTTTTGCCGGTATCATTGCAAGTTCCAGATTAAGTCTTAAAGCACATAACATCAGTCAAATATCAATAGGGTTTGTGGTTGGGTTTGTAGTTGGGTTGGGTAATATTTTTTTTTAGGACTTTCGATTGAAAAGAATAATTGAAAAAACCGCAGGCAAACACCCATGGTCAATTATTTATGAATACATAAATTAAACATCAAAAAATTTACTTCTTTTTTTTCCCTATATGATAATTTAAACCAAGAATATATTGGGTGAAATTATATTTAGTTTTATACTTGTTTAGGATAAAATAATTATAACCGGATAAGTCAAAAAATAATCTTTCTGATATTCTTTTTAAGGGAAATTCAAGACCAAAACCCAAACCGTGATACCATAAATTACTTTTTCTGTACGGGTCTAAATTACCGCATGTGCAAAAGTCTCCTCTGTTAATTGACATTTCAAGAAACATAGACATTTTACTTCTTGTTTTCGCAAAAAAATCATACTGTGTAAATAAACCGTAAATTGTATAATATTCATTCTCAATTCTTGTTCCCGAAGTAAAAATGTTTAATACTTGAATTCCTGCAAGCATTCTTTTATTTACAGATACCGCTGCATTTATATTCCAAGTATATGATTCCCAAAAAAATTCATTACTGACAGGTAAATTTACGTCATGTGGCTGATTGTCCCAAATATATGTTAAAGAGGTTCCGGTAACAATTCGATTTAAAAAATGATTATTTTTTTTATCTTGTGCTTTTAAGCTTACAAGTGAAAACAATAAGAAAGCAACTGATATAATAATTCTGTTCATTGTTTTTTAATATTATTTGAATGCTTTTTGTTATTAAAAAAATAGTAATTAAGACCTAAACGGGCACCTATTTTATTAGAGCCTTGCAGAAATATTATGTATTGGTATGATATCTCAATATGGAGTTTTTTTACAATTTTAAAGTTAATTCCTGCCGGAATATTAATATTCGTTTGATTTAGTTTATTATAAATAAAAGGATAAGAAACATCAAAAACATCAGTTACGTGTAAAGGCTGATTTTCGCTGTATAAATAATTTGTTTTATTATAGTTTGCTTCTAAAAAAAAATCAATATTATTTAAAATTTTACGATTTATTTTAAAAGGAATATAATATCTTACATATACACCTGCTGAATATAAAGGAGGTAAAGAAATAAAACTGCTTTTTACAAAAGAGTATGATGCAATAATTCCGAAACCTAAATTTTTTACAGGATAAAATCCAATAAATGGTTCTGTACCCCAAAAAATAAGATATGATTTATCAAATGTATCCGGATCTTTATAATCCACCATTGAAAAGTTAGTATGAAATCCTGCTTCAAATTTATGACTTTCATCTTTTTTTGTAATCATTTGACTTACAGCAGAAATGTGAAAAAATAATATAAACAATATAGTTGTTAAAATCTTCATAATTTTGTTATAAAAAGAACCGGTATAATATTTACTATACCGGTTTGGGAAAATTACCAATGTTTTATTGCGGATCTTGTTGCATTATCGGCATGACCGTACAAATTAATCACTGTAGAACCCACTTTGGGAAAATACCCAATTCTTCTTCCGTAAAATCTGTTTTTATAAAGAGAAGCATTTCCTGCAGCACCTATATATTGCAAACTTGATACTTTCCTGTCCCAACTTAAAGGCATTACTGCATACATATGCCCCATATATACATGACTTCCCTGTCTCCAATGCTCTTTACTGAATTCAACTAAAAGAGCTTTATTTCCTCCTTTTGACACTTTATTATAATAAGCTTCTTCATATTTTTTATAGCTTTCAGGCACTTTTCCGGTTCTTTCAAATTCAGCAATTGCTCCTGATTTTTCGGCATATTCTCTCATGTGTGTTTCAAAATCTAATAATTCTTTCAATTTCAAATTGTTTTTTTCTCCGTATTTAATATAACCGGCTTCAGTTGTATAAGCATAAACTACATTTATAATTTCTTTTGTTTCTTCATTTTCTTTTCCGGTATAAATAATAAACGGATCTTCGTATTTATTGGTATATTCATCAAACTCTTCTTTGTTTACTTGTATATCATCAATATTATATATAAAGGTTTCTGCAACTTCTATGTTTTCATTGATATTTAATATTTCATTATTTTCCGTTTTGTTTTCAGTTTCAATAAATTCCTTCTTCTCGCAACTCTGCAATGTAACAAACGCCACTGCAATTAAAATTATTACTGTTTTTAAAAGATTTTTACTCATTTTAATGTAATTTTGTAATTAATTAAAAATGTTAAATTTTCCCTTATCCTGAAAATCAAATTAGAGTGCGATTGAGGGATAAGGTTTTTGTTTTGCTTATAGAAAGACAAAATTAACTCCCTGCAAGGCTTGTTCTTATTTCAGAACTTACTTGCTGATTTTTTGTTTTTACATAGGCACAATATTTAGTTCAAAGTTCAAAGAGTTCAAAGCTCATAGTTTTATTTACCTGTTGATTCTTCAGGTTGAAGTAACTCTTCGCTCCAAAATGTTTCAAAAAGATTTTCGGGATATTCAAATTCGAGAAGTTCTGTGATGTTTACATCAAGTCCTTTTGCAAGAGCTATTAATGAAGATATTTTAAAATCGTATTCGCCTTTTTCGGTTCTGCTTACTTTTCTGACATTTGTATAACACCTGCGAGCAAATTCGGTTTGGCTTAGATCTCTTTCTTGTCTTAATTGTTTTATATGTTCTCCGAATTTTGTTAAAAAGGCTTTTTTGGTGGTTTCGTTTATGGGTTTTAGCATTTTTTGGGTTTTGTTGTTTATTTTACAAATTAAAACATAATAATTTAATAATAAAAGGACGCAAATGTCCTATTGTGTTAAAGTTTATTAAAATGTAAGGCATGCTTGCAATACAGAATGGTGTTTAATAACATGTTGCTTTGTGCAGGATAAAAACGTTTTCTAATTTTGTTAATCTTTCACAGTTACTACTCTTACTATATTCGTCTTTTCACATCTTTGAAAGTTATAATGTTTTAAACGCTCCGGAATCTGCCTCAGGCAGATGTCCGGAGGTTTTTTATTTCCATCGTTTTGCATCATATACCAATCCGGCAAGGTCAAGAACGCGCTCAACAACAGTACTTGCTAAATCTGTTATAGTTTGAGCTTTATTGTAAAATGTAGGAGATGCAGGGCAAATAATACCTCCGGCTTCGGTAATTGTTTTCATATTATTAATATGAATAAGATTTAAGGGCATTTCTCTTGTTACGAGAATTAGTTTTTTCCTTTCTTTCAACATCACATCTGCTGCTCTGCCTATAAGATTTTCAGATACTCCGGAAGCAATTCTGCCCATAGTTCCCATTGAGCAAGGTATAATAATCATAGCATCATAAGCCGAAGAGCCGGATGCAAAAGGTACATAAAAGTCATTATTATTAAAAATCGGAAAACTGAAATCTGAAATTTTTCCGGAAGATATTTCATTATCCCAAATTCCCTGAACATTTTCTGATAATATAAGGGCGATATCAGACAATTGATTGACGATCTTTTCTTCTTTTAATTTTGAAAGAAGTCTTTGGGCATAGATCATTCCGGAAGCTCCGGTAATTGCAATAATGATATTCATACTATAATACTATCTAATGTCAGGATTATTAATTAATATTCTCATTGTTACATTGCCTGCATGCAGGTCGTTTTTTAGCAATTTAACAATGCAGCAATGAAACTGTTTTATTTAATCTTGTATCTGAAAACAATGCTTAAATTGTTATTATACCATGCTACCATAGGATCTTTTCTGATATCAAACATTGAGTAAGAATATCGTAAACTTGAACTGATTTTGTCTGTCAGATAAAAATCAATTTGTCCCATAGCTTGAAAATCAAAATTTTTCATTGAATATAAATTTTTATCAATACTGAAATATTCTCCGGTCAATTTATGAGCAATAAGATATGAAGGAGCAATTCCGAGTGCAATATCAAACTTGGGATGAAGTTTTAGGTTATACAAAAATGGCATTTCAATATAATGAAAACTTGTTTTAAATATTGTTAAAACATAACCGTCAGCTTGTTCTTCATTCAATACAGCTCCTTTTCCTACATAATAAGTTTCGATTTTTAATGCTGATCTTTCCGAAAACGGCATACTGACAAAAGCTCCTGCAAGCAGACCCGGTTTCTTGTATTTTGATTGATCATCACCATCAACTTGGCTTCCGCAAACCCCTAATAATAAACCACCGGAAAAATCCTGCGAATAACCGGATATTATTATTAAATTCAATAATAAAATTAATAAAATCTGTTTCATGTGTCTTTTTTTATTGTTTTTATTTATCACATAGGAACACCCGCATGCAAGCCTGTTTTCGTTTTGCCAAAGTCTGTTCGTGCATTAGTCATTCCCTTGTGTGTTAAAGTTTTATAATGGGTGTTTCATGTTTTTATTTATTTGGTTTTATTTCTGTATAATAAATAGTCAATAATCAATTATATCACGTATTACTGTTGATGCACAAAACATACCAAAAATACCCGGCATATATGAAATTGTTCCCGAATTTGTCTTTTTATTACGACTTTCTTCAACAATAACAACTTCTGAATTTACTTTTTCAGAAGAAAAGACAGCTTTAAAACCGGTTCTTATTCCTGTTCTGTGAAGTCTTTTTCGTAACATTCTTGCAAGTCCGCAATTAAAGGTTTCGCTTATATCGGAAATATGTACTTTTTCAGGATTAATTTTTCCTCCTGCTCCCATTGATGATACGAGAGGAATATTATGTTTTAAGCATGTTTTAATTAAATCAACTTTTGGTGTTAAAGTGTCAATAGCATCAATTACGTAATTAATTTTGTTTTGTAATAATATTTCTTCAACATTTTCTTCGGTCAAAAATACCTTAATTTTTTTTATTTCAATATCAGGATTAATATCTTTTAATCTGTTTGAAAGAACTTCTGTTTTGTCTTTTCCCAAGTTTGAGTTTAAGGCAATTATCTGTCTGTTAATATTACTTTTTTTAACGAAATTTGCATCAATTATTGTGAGTTTTCCCACACCTGCTCTGCAAATTTGTTCAGCAGCATAAGCACCTACGCCTCCTAAACCTACAATTAAAACATGTGCATTTTGAAGTGTTTTAAATTTTTCTTCTCCCAATAATAATATTGTTCTTGAATGTTGTTCTTTACTCATTTAAAACAGTTTTCAAAATTTGTATTAATTGCTTTAATAAGTATCTCAATTTCAAGATTTTTTATTTCTGATGCTTTTTGATAAATTTGCTTAATATCCTTATCTGAATCGTCTGTTTCAAGAAAAAGATGTTCAACAGGAATTGTATTAAATACTCTTTGTACTTTTGATTTCGTATTGAACAATTCATGCCCGAAAGATAAATAACATCCGAATTTCATCAATTGTTCAGCAACTGTTTTATTTCCCGAATACCTGTGTATGATTACAGGTATTGATAATCTTTTTTCTTTTAAAACAGATAATAATTCAGAATAGGCTTTTACGCAATGAACAATAACCGGTTTATTATGTTCTTCGGCAATTTGTATTTGCTTTAGAAAAACATTATGTTGTAATTCAAAAGCATCTTTATATTTATCAAGACCGATTTCACCTATAGCAATAATATTATTTACATCAGCATATTCTTTAATGATACTTAATTGCTTATCAATATTAACATTTGAAATTTCCCAAGGATGAAGACCTAAAGAATAGTATTTATCTTTTTCAATTTTATTTACCTCTTCAGGAAATAAGTTTATTATTGAAAAATAATCGTTTTTACCGCTATGTGTGTGAATGTCAATGAATTGCAATTTGTTGTTAATTCTAAAAATCAGGTAAATATTTTATAATAAAATCAGTAATGTTACAAACTCTTATATTCTCTCTTATTAAATAATCTTCACTATTCGGAACGATTATAAAATTTTTCTCTGTTTGCAAATCATTAATTCCCGTAACAAGACTTTTAGTTACTTTCGGGCTTGCACTAAATTTTATTTCTATTGAGGCAACCGGAATTAATGCTTTAACTAAAATTAAATCAATTTCGGTTCCGGCATGTGTTCGATAATAAAAAATATCAATATCATTATTTTTTAAACCTGATATTTGGTTATATACAAAAGTTTCCCAAGATGCACCCAATACAGGATTTCCAAAAAGTTCGTCATAAGAATTTATTCTTAATAATCTGTGCAATAAACCGGTGTCTGCAATATATACTTTTGGTGATTTAACAATTCTTTTTTTTACATTAACAAAAAATGCTTGAACTCTGTTTATTAAAAATGCACCTTCAAGAAAATCAATGTAATTCCTTACGGTATTATGTGTAATTCCTAAAGATTTCCCTATTGAACTGTAATTTAAGACATTTGCATTTTGCCAAGAAAGCATTTCCCACAATCTTCTTACCAATATTGGATTTGCAGACATTCCAAGTAGAGGCAAGTCTCTTTCAACATAAGTTTTCAAGAAATTATCTATCCATAAAACGGATGCTTCACTATTTTTTGCAAGAATACTGTCCGGAAAACCTCCGAAAAAATGTTGTTTTCGGATTTCTGCAATACCTGAAAGTTCTTTTAAATTAAACGGCATTAATTCAATATATGCAATTCTTCCTGCTAACGATTCAGATGTATTTCTGATAATATCGGGACTTGCCGAACCAAGAATTATAAATCTTAAAGGAACACGATTTTCATCAATAAGTGAACGTAAAATTGCAAAAAGTTCAGGTCTTATTTGAACTTCATCAATTATAATGCATTTATCTTCGTGTTGTTTTAAATATAATTCCGGATTATTCAGTTTTTCATAATCAGAGGGCTTTTCTAAATCAAGAAGTAAAGTTTCTTTTTCAATATAACTTATAAATTGCTTTGCAAGTGTTGTTTTTCCGACTTGTCTCGGTCCGATAATTCCGATTACAGGAAAATATTTTCCGAGTTTTTGAAGTTGTGATATGTAATATTCTCGAATCATTCTTGAAAATTGGAAATCTAAATTACAAATTTCAAGGTAAAAGTAGTTATTTTTTGTTAGGATACAAATATTTTCCTTGAAAATTGGAAATTGAATTTCCAATTTTCAAGGAAGAGTGGTTATTTTTTTATTTTAGAAACTCCGTTCATTATTCGTTTTAATGTTTCCTCTTTTCCGATTGAAGAAATTATATCAAATAAGTGAGGACCTCCGCCTGTTCCTGTAAGCACCAACCTCAACGGGTTTAAAACGTTCCCGAAACTTAACTCTCGTTCATTAATAAATTCTTTAACAGCATCTTCTGTATGTTCTGTTGTAAATTTATCATCTCTGAT
The DNA window shown above is from Bacteroidales bacterium and carries:
- a CDS encoding helix-turn-helix domain-containing protein; the encoded protein is MLKPINETTKKAFLTKFGEHIKQLRQERDLSQTEFARRCYTNVRKVSRTEKGEYDFKISSLIALAKGLDVNITELLEFEYPENLFETFWSEELLQPEESTGK
- a CDS encoding UbiX family flavin prenyltransferase; this encodes MNIIIAITGASGMIYAQRLLSKLKEEKIVNQLSDIALILSENVQGIWDNEISSGKISDFSFPIFNNNDFYVPFASGSSAYDAMIIIPCSMGTMGRIASGVSENLIGRAADVMLKERKKLILVTREMPLNLIHINNMKTITEAGGIICPASPTFYNKAQTITDLASTVVERVLDLAGLVYDAKRWK
- a CDS encoding PorT family protein, producing the protein MKQILLILLLNLIIISGYSQDFSGGLLLGVCGSQVDGDDQSKYKKPGLLAGAFVSMPFSERSALKIETYYVGKGAVLNEEQADGYVLTIFKTSFHYIEMPFLYNLKLHPKFDIALGIAPSYLIAHKLTGEYFSIDKNLYSMKNFDFQAMGQIDFYLTDKISSSLRYSYSMFDIRKDPMVAWYNNNLSIVFRYKIK
- a CDS encoding tRNA threonylcarbamoyladenosine dehydratase, which translates into the protein MSKEQHSRTILLLGEEKFKTLQNAHVLIVGLGGVGAYAAEQICRAGVGKLTIIDANFVKKSNINRQIIALNSNLGKDKTEVLSNRLKDINPDIEIKKIKVFLTEENVEEILLQNKINYVIDAIDTLTPKVDLIKTCLKHNIPLVSSMGAGGKINPEKVHISDISETFNCGLARMLRKRLHRTGIRTGFKAVFSSEKVNSEVVIVEESRNKKTNSGTISYMPGIFGMFCASTVIRDIIDY
- a CDS encoding TatD family hydrolase, with the protein product MQFIDIHTHSGKNDYFSIINLFPEEVNKIEKDKYYSLGLHPWEISNVNIDKQLSIIKEYADVNNIIAIGEIGLDKYKDAFELQHNVFLKQIQIAEEHNKPVIVHCVKAYSELLSVLKEKRLSIPVIIHRYSGNKTVAEQLMKFGCYLSFGHELFNTKSKVQRVFNTIPVEHLFLETDDSDKDIKQIYQKASEIKNLEIEILIKAINTNFENCFK
- a CDS encoding ATP-binding protein; its protein translation is MIREYYISQLQKLGKYFPVIGIIGPRQVGKTTLAKQFISYIEKETLLLDLEKPSDYEKLNNPELYLKQHEDKCIIIDEVQIRPELFAILRSLIDENRVPLRFIILGSASPDIIRNTSESLAGRIAYIELMPFNLKELSGIAEIRKQHFFGGFPDSILAKNSEASVLWIDNFLKTYVERDLPLLGMSANPILVRRLWEMLSWQNANVLNYSSIGKSLGITHNTVRNYIDFLEGAFLINRVQAFFVNVKKRIVKSPKVYIADTGLLHRLLRINSYDELFGNPVLGASWETFVYNQISGLKNNDIDIFYYRTHAGTEIDLILVKALIPVASIEIKFSASPKVTKSLVTGINDLQTEKNFIIVPNSEDYLIRENIRVCNITDFIIKYLPDF